The Tepidisphaeraceae bacterium sequence GTCGCGATGATCAGCTCGTCGCGTTGCGCCTTGAAGTCGTCGTTCAGGATGCGCCCAACGCGTTCCTCGGCGCTGCCCGCCGGTGGGCCGTAGTTGTTGGCGAGGTCGAAGTGGGTGATGCCGTGGTCGAACGCCGTGAAGAGCATCTGCCGGCAGTTGTCGTGGAACGACGCCTCGTCGGTATGCTTGCCGGAATCCGTCCCCACACCGCCAAAGTTGTGCCAACAGCCGAGCGAGATCGCGGGCAGCTTCAGGCCGGACTTGCCGCAACGGCGAAACCATTCGGGGTTCGGTAACGACTTGTAACGATCGGCGGCGGGTTGGTAGGACATGGCGGAAAGCGTAGCCGTGACAGCGGGGCTCGACAAGATGAGAAGAGAACGCGAAGGCGCGATGGCGCGAAGGAAGCCGCGAAGAAGAGGGGATTGAACCACGAGGACACGGAGGGCACAGAGCGAAAGACAGAGAGCGAAGGCGCAGAGCGGGACCCTCACGTAGCATGGGCGTCTCGCCCATGACTGTGGGTTGGAATGGAAATGTTTTAGTGGCCGTCCGCTTCGACCGAGCAACTGCCACAAAGGAAGTATTCTCGACTCCTTACAGGCATGGGCGAGACGCCCATGCCACGGCCACTCACCCTCTCTTCTCCGTATCTGCCTCTGTGCCCTCTGTGTCCTCTGTGGTTCAATTCCCTCCCTCTTCACCTTCGCGGCTTCCTTCGCGCCATCGCGGCTTCGCGTTCTCTTCCCATCCACCGACCGCTATACTCCGCCGAACCAGCCGCCGCCCAACCAGGAGCATTCCCCCATGGATCCCTTCCTCCGCGCCGCCATCGATGAAGCCAAACAAGGTTTAGCCGAGGGCGGCCTGCCGATCGGCAGCGTGCTGGTGCGGGGCGGGCAGATCGTCGCCCGCGGCCACAACCGCCGCGTGCAGCATGGCGACCCGATGGCCCACGCCGAGATCGACTGCCTCACCCAGGCCAAACGGCAGACGACCTACAAGGACACCGTCCTCTACAGCACGCTCATGCCCTGCTACCTCTGCACCGGGGCGGTCATCCAGTTCGGCATCCCCAAGGTCGTCGTCGGCGAATCCGTCACCTTCCCCGGCGGCGAGGGCAGGTGGGGTAAGTCGCCCGACTTCATGAAGGCCAACGGCATCGAGGTGATCGACCTGCACGATGCCGAGTGCATCGCGATGATGACCGACTTCATCAAGAACAACCCCACGCTGTGGAACGAGGACATCGGGGTGGATTGAGCGGCCGACGATTATCGGCCGATCATGATTGGCGTCCTTTACGTCGGACCGTTACACGCATAAGTCGAGCGCGATGCCTTTCGTCGGCCGAACGGTCTGCCAGTCGGGCCAACGCGTCGACGTTCCGTCCCAAAACGTCGACGCGTCAGGGCAAACGGTCGACGGTTTGAGTCGAACGGTCGACCGTTCACCCCAAACGGTCGACGTTTTGGGTCAAACGGTCGACGTTTTGGGTCAAACGGTCGACGCTTTGGGCTAAACGGTCGACCATTTGGGGCAAACGGTCGACGGTCCGGGTCGAATGGTCGACCGTTCGCCGCGAATGATTGACGGCTTTTGGGGTAATACCGATGTTCCGTCACCCTTCATGACGGCACTGGCCGGCCGCTACGCCTGCCGGACACGCCCGCTCGCGTGGCTGTAAGTCCTTAGAGCGTGTTATGCACTTTGGGGACCAGTAACGCAGGCGTGACGACGCTGGGTGCCACGGTTTGGTACTCCAAGCCGTGTCTGCGTGTACCGGCACGGCTTGGAGTACCAAACCGTGGCACCCAAGCCAGTTTCTCAGCTGGAAAGTGCATAACACGCTCTATGTGTCATCCCGAAGGGAGCGGTAGCGACCTGAGGGATCTCATACGAATCGTGATTAAACCGCG is a genomic window containing:
- a CDS encoding nucleoside deaminase codes for the protein MDPFLRAAIDEAKQGLAEGGLPIGSVLVRGGQIVARGHNRRVQHGDPMAHAEIDCLTQAKRQTTYKDTVLYSTLMPCYLCTGAVIQFGIPKVVVGESVTFPGGEGRWGKSPDFMKANGIEVIDLHDAECIAMMTDFIKNNPTLWNEDIGVD